DNA from Mucilaginibacter mallensis:
GCGCCCCAGCGGCAGGCCCATACGGTTTTTTCTACCTCTTCTTCAATACTTGAAGTAACGGCCGAATTGCCAATATTAGCGTTGATCTTAACCAGGAAATTACGCCCAATGATCATCGGTTCGCTTTCGGGGTGATTAATGTTTGATGGTATTACCGCTCGTCCTGCAGCTACTTCAGCACGCACAAATTCAGGTGTGATATAACCTTTTGGGGTATTAGCACCGAAACTATGCCCGGGGTGCTGATGAGCCATAACATCATATTGCCCGTTCAATTGTTCTTTCAATAAGTCAATACGCTGGTTTTCACGAATGGCGATATATTCCATTTCGGGTGTAATGATTCCCTTTCGGGCATAATGCATCTGTGACACATTCATGCCGGGCAAAGCTCTATATGGTTTACTGATGTGCGTAAACCTTAACGTATCCAATTTTTGGTCATTGGCACGCAGGTTCCCATAGTCGGATGAAATCCCATCTAATTGCTCTACATCTCCGCGATCAATTATCCATTGCTCACGTAAGCGCGGCAAACCTTGTTTTACATTAATTTCTATGTCGGGATCGGTAAAGGGACCACTGGTGTCATAAATAGTTACCGGCGCATTAGGTTCCGTTTCGCCAAACCTGCCATGGAGTTTGGTTTCGCTCAGGCTAACTTCACGCATCGCAACTTCAATGTTATGAATTTGTCCTTTTACATACACTTTGCGTGATGCCGGAAATGGGGTACGGCTAATTACTTGTCCGTCTGGAATTTTTTCTGTTTTCATAAGTAGTTTTTATGTTTTATCCGCCTTGGGTTGCTTTGATGATAGTGATAGTATCGCCGGATTGTAATTGGCAGGTTTGCCAGTTGTTTTTAGGAATGATCTCCTGATTAACTGCAATTGCGATGCCCTTGGCTGGCTGCAAAAAAACAGTGTCAAGCATCTGCTGCAGAGAGCAGGCTTCGGAAACGGAATAACTTTGTTGATTTACGGTGATGTCCATCCAGTTTAATTTTTAAACAATAGGAATGGACCCGTAGGAGGATTGGTAAACAACAATAATGTCGTTCTACTTTTCCCTTCGGCAGTACTAACTGCATCAGGTTCAAAGGGTATTTCTCAGCACAAGGCACCCCTAAAGTTTTTTGCTAATGTATAAAGTATTTCGTATTTAATTCAATTTACTTTTTTATTTTACTATTGGTTTCAAGGCCGCTTAGGCCATTATTGATTGAATGTTTATTGAAGCAAAACAAAAAAACCCGGTCTTTAACCGGGCTTTTTCCAAAAACAATCTTAAACTGTTACTATGCGTTTTTCTTCTCGATCACTTCTTTACGAACCTCGTTTGCCAGTGCCTTTAGCTCTTGCATCGCGCCGCGCAAACGCGTGCCTGCAGCCTTGTTTCCCTTGTCATAAAATGCCGAAGCATCTTTTTCGGCGGTAATTATCAATTCCTGTAACGCCTTGAATTTTTCCATTCTAGTTGTTTTTAATAAGTAAATAATGATGTTTATTTTAAAATAAACGCCAAAAATAATAAAATAGCCCAAATGGTGGCAAGTTGTTGCCCCACCGTCTTTAATTTAATCTCACAAACAGACCATCGATGCGATTGTCGCTATTAATTAAACCTGATCTTAAAGCCAAAAATATACCCGGAGCACTATTTATTATTTAATTTTTTGATCAGATCAACCTCCGCCTGCTTATACGGTGTACCATCTTTTCTGAAGACTTCGTGAAACCATAATGCAGGTTCGCCGCCTTGTGGCATGGGAGTATCCCATGCGTACATTGTATTTGTTTTACCCGCTACCAATCCCCAATTGATTGCGCCTACATTTTCCTTTTTAAGCATAGGCATCGTATTTTCGAAGGTACTATTGCGTGGGCGAGCCATATATTCGGT
Protein-coding regions in this window:
- the thiS gene encoding sulfur carrier protein ThiS; this translates as MDITVNQQSYSVSEACSLQQMLDTVFLQPAKGIAIAVNQEIIPKNNWQTCQLQSGDTITIIKATQGG
- a CDS encoding histone H1; the protein is MEKFKALQELIITAEKDASAFYDKGNKAAGTRLRGAMQELKALANEVRKEVIEKKNA